A portion of the Pseudopipra pipra isolate bDixPip1 chromosome 1, bDixPip1.hap1, whole genome shotgun sequence genome contains these proteins:
- the CTNNB1 gene encoding catenin beta-1 isoform X1 → MATQADLMELDMAMEPDRKAAVSHWQQQSYLDSGIHSGATTTAPSLSGKGNPEEEDVDTTQVLYEWEQGFSQSFTQEQVADIDGQYAMTRAQRVRAAMFPETLDEGMQIPSTQFDAAHPTNVQRLAEPSQMLKHAVVNLINYQDDAELATRAIPELTKLLNDEDQVVVNKAAVMVHQLSKKEASRHAIMRSPQMVSAIVRTMQNTNDVETARCTAGTLHNLSHHREGLLAIFKSGGIPALVKMLGSPVDSVLFYAITTLHNLLLHQEGAKMAVRLAGGLQKMVALLNKTNVKFLAITTDCLQILAYGNQESKLIILASGGPQALVNIMRTYTYEKLLWTTSRVLKVLSVCSSNKPAIVEAGGMQALGLHLTDPSQRLVQNCLWTLRNLSDAATKQEGMEGLLGTLVQLLGSDDINVVTCAAGILSNLTCNNYKNKMMVCQVGGIEALVRTVLRAGDREDITEPAICALRHLTSRHQEAEMAQNAVRLHYGLPVVVKLLHPPSHWPLIKATVGLIRNLALCPANHAPLREQGAIPRLVQLLVRAHQDTQRRTSMGGTQQQFVEGVRMEEIVEGCTGALHILARDVHNRIVIRGLNTIPLFVQLLYSPIENIQRVAAGVLCELAQDKEAAEAIEAEGATAPLTELLHSRNEGVATYAAAVLFRMSEDKPQDYKKRLSVELTSSLFRTEPMAWNETADLGLDIGAQGEPLGYRPDDPSYRSFHSGGYGQDALGMDPMMEHEMGGHHPGADYPVDGLPDLGHAQDLMDGLPPGDSNQLAWFDTDL, encoded by the exons ATGGCAACTCAAG CTGACTTGATGGAGCTGGATATGGCAATGGAGCcagacagaaaagcagcagtcaGTCATTGGCAGCAACAATCATATCTGGACTCTGGTATCCATTCCGGTGCCACAACAACTGCTCCTTCCTTGAGTGGCAAGGGAAATCCTGAAGAGGAAGATGTGGACACAACACAAGTGCTGTATGAGTGGGAGCAGGGATTCTCTCAGTCATTTACCCAGGAGCAAGTTGCTG ATATTGATGGCCAGTATGCAATGACTAGAGCTCAGAGAGTGCGTGCAGCTATGTTCCCCGAAACGCTGGATGAAGGAATGCAAATCCCATCCACGCAGTTTGATGCAGCTCATCCAACTAATGTGCAACGCCTGGCTGAGCCATCCCAGATGTTAAAACATGCTGTTGTTAATTTGATAAACTACCAAGATGATGCTGAACTTGCAACTCGTGCAATCCCAGAACTGACCAAACTGTTGAATGATGAGGACCAG GTGGTGGTGAACAAGGCTGCAGTTATGGTTCATCAGTTATCCAAAAAGGAAGCGTCTCGCCATGCTATTATGAGATCCCCTCAAATGGTGTCTGCCATTGTACGTACCATGCAGAATACAAACGATGTGGAAACAGCCCGTTGTACTGCAGGTACACTACATAATCTCTCACATCACCGTGAAGGCTTGCTGGCCATCTTCAAATCAGGAGGCATCCCTGCTTTGGTTAAGATGCTTGG GTCCCCAGTGGACTCTGTGCTGTTCTATGCCATTACAACTCTTCACAATCTCCTGTTACATCAGGAAGGAGCCAAAATGGCTGTCCGtctggctggggggctgcagaaaaTGGTGGCCTTGCTCAACAAGACAAATGTCAAATTCTTGGCCATCACAACAGACTGCCTTCAGATCTTAGCTTATGGCAATCAAGAGAGCAAG CTGATTATTCTGGCAAGTGGTGGACCCCAGGCTTTAGTAAACATAATGAGGACCTATACTTATGAGAAACTATTGTGGACCACAAGTAGGGTGCTGAAGGTGTTGTCAGTCTGCTCCAGCAACAAACCAGCTATTGTTGAGGCTG GTGGGATGCAAGCTTTGGGACTCCACCTCACAGATCCAAGTCAGCGTCTTGTCCAGAACTGTCTCTGGACTCTGAGAAATCTGTCAGATGCTGCAACAAAGCAG GAAGGCATGGAAGGCCTTCTGGGAACTCTTGTTCAGCTTTTAGGGTCAGATGATATTAATGTTGTGACTTGTGCCGCTGGCATCCTTTCTAACCTTACCTGCAACAATTACAAGAACAAGATGATGGTGTGCCAGGTTGGAGGCATTGAGGCTCTTGTGCGCACGGTTCTTCGGGCTGGGGACAGAGAAGACATCACAGAACCTGCTATTTGTGCGCTCCGTCACCTCACTAGCAGACACCAAGAAGCAGAGATGGCTCAGAATGCAGTACGTCTCCACTACGGACTCCCAGTGGTGGTTAAACTGTTGCACCCACCCTCACACTGGCCTTTGATCAAG GCTACTGTTGGCCTGATCCGCAACCTGGCTCTCTGTCCTGCAAACCACGCCCCGCTGCGTGAACAAGGTGCTATTCCAAGGCTAGTGCAGTTGCTGGTTAGAGCACATCAAGACACCCAGCGACGCACTTCCATGGGTGGGACACAACAGCAGTTCGTG GAGGGTGTGCGCATGGAGGAAATTGTCGAGGGCTGCACTGGAGCCCTGCATATTCTTGCACGTGACGTTCATAATCGAATCGTAATCAGGGGTCTAAATACCATTCCACTATTTGTGCAG TTGTTGTACTCTCCCATCGAGAATATCCAGAGAGTAGCTGCTGGTGTACTTTGTGAACTGGCTCAAGACAAGGAAGCAGCTGAAGCAATTGAAGCTGAAGGTGCAACTGCCCCTTTAACAGAACTGCTTCATTCTAGGAATGAGGGTGTTG CAACATatgcagctgcagtgctgttcAGAATGTCTGAGGACAAACCACAGGACTATAAGAAGCGACTTTCGGTTGAATTGACAAGCTCTCTGTTCCGGACTGAGCCAATGGCTTGGAACGAG ACAGCAGATCTTGGACTCGATATTGGTGCCCAGGGAGAACCTCTTGGATACCGCCCAGATG ATCCTAGCTACCGTTCTTTCCACTCTGGCGGATACGGTCAGGATGCCTTGGGTATGGACCCTATGATGGAACATGAAATGGGTGGCCACCACCCTGGTGCTGACTACCCAGTTGATGGTCTGCCAGATCTTGGCCATGCCCAGGACCTTATGGATGGGCTGCCTCCAGGTGACAGTAATCAGTTGGCCTGGTTCGATACTGACCTGTAA
- the CTNNB1 gene encoding catenin beta-1 isoform X2: MATQADLMELDMAMEPDRKAAVSHWQQQSYLDSGIHSGATTTAPSLSGKGNPEEEDVDTTQVLYEWEQGFSQSFTQEQVADIDGQYAMTRAQRVRAAMFPETLDEGMQIPSTQFDAAHPTNVQRLAEPSQMLKHAVVNLINYQDDAELATRAIPELTKLLNDEDQVVVNKAAVMVHQLSKKEASRHAIMRSPQMVSAIVRTMQNTNDVETARCTAGTLHNLSHHREGLLAIFKSGGIPALVKMLGSPVDSVLFYAITTLHNLLLHQEGAKMAVRLAGGLQKMVALLNKTNVKFLAITTDCLQILAYGNQESKLIILASGGPQALVNIMRTYTYEKLLWTTSRVLKVLSVCSSNKPAIVEAGGMQALGLHLTDPSQRLVQNCLWTLRNLSDAATKQEGMEGLLGTLVQLLGSDDINVVTCAAGILSNLTCNNYKNKMMVCQVGGIEALVRTVLRAGDREDITEPAICALRHLTSRHQEAEMAQNAVRLHYGLPVVVKLLHPPSHWPLIKATVGLIRNLALCPANHAPLREQGAIPRLVQLLVRAHQDTQRRTSMGGTQQQFVEGVRMEEIVEGCTGALHILARDVHNRIVIRGLNTIPLFVQLLYSPIENIQRVAAGVLCELAQDKEAAEAIEAEGATAPLTELLHSRNEGVATYAAAVLFRMSEDKPQDYKKRLSVELTSSLFRTEPMAWNETADLGLDIGAQGEPLGYRPDAVSSE, translated from the exons ATGGCAACTCAAG CTGACTTGATGGAGCTGGATATGGCAATGGAGCcagacagaaaagcagcagtcaGTCATTGGCAGCAACAATCATATCTGGACTCTGGTATCCATTCCGGTGCCACAACAACTGCTCCTTCCTTGAGTGGCAAGGGAAATCCTGAAGAGGAAGATGTGGACACAACACAAGTGCTGTATGAGTGGGAGCAGGGATTCTCTCAGTCATTTACCCAGGAGCAAGTTGCTG ATATTGATGGCCAGTATGCAATGACTAGAGCTCAGAGAGTGCGTGCAGCTATGTTCCCCGAAACGCTGGATGAAGGAATGCAAATCCCATCCACGCAGTTTGATGCAGCTCATCCAACTAATGTGCAACGCCTGGCTGAGCCATCCCAGATGTTAAAACATGCTGTTGTTAATTTGATAAACTACCAAGATGATGCTGAACTTGCAACTCGTGCAATCCCAGAACTGACCAAACTGTTGAATGATGAGGACCAG GTGGTGGTGAACAAGGCTGCAGTTATGGTTCATCAGTTATCCAAAAAGGAAGCGTCTCGCCATGCTATTATGAGATCCCCTCAAATGGTGTCTGCCATTGTACGTACCATGCAGAATACAAACGATGTGGAAACAGCCCGTTGTACTGCAGGTACACTACATAATCTCTCACATCACCGTGAAGGCTTGCTGGCCATCTTCAAATCAGGAGGCATCCCTGCTTTGGTTAAGATGCTTGG GTCCCCAGTGGACTCTGTGCTGTTCTATGCCATTACAACTCTTCACAATCTCCTGTTACATCAGGAAGGAGCCAAAATGGCTGTCCGtctggctggggggctgcagaaaaTGGTGGCCTTGCTCAACAAGACAAATGTCAAATTCTTGGCCATCACAACAGACTGCCTTCAGATCTTAGCTTATGGCAATCAAGAGAGCAAG CTGATTATTCTGGCAAGTGGTGGACCCCAGGCTTTAGTAAACATAATGAGGACCTATACTTATGAGAAACTATTGTGGACCACAAGTAGGGTGCTGAAGGTGTTGTCAGTCTGCTCCAGCAACAAACCAGCTATTGTTGAGGCTG GTGGGATGCAAGCTTTGGGACTCCACCTCACAGATCCAAGTCAGCGTCTTGTCCAGAACTGTCTCTGGACTCTGAGAAATCTGTCAGATGCTGCAACAAAGCAG GAAGGCATGGAAGGCCTTCTGGGAACTCTTGTTCAGCTTTTAGGGTCAGATGATATTAATGTTGTGACTTGTGCCGCTGGCATCCTTTCTAACCTTACCTGCAACAATTACAAGAACAAGATGATGGTGTGCCAGGTTGGAGGCATTGAGGCTCTTGTGCGCACGGTTCTTCGGGCTGGGGACAGAGAAGACATCACAGAACCTGCTATTTGTGCGCTCCGTCACCTCACTAGCAGACACCAAGAAGCAGAGATGGCTCAGAATGCAGTACGTCTCCACTACGGACTCCCAGTGGTGGTTAAACTGTTGCACCCACCCTCACACTGGCCTTTGATCAAG GCTACTGTTGGCCTGATCCGCAACCTGGCTCTCTGTCCTGCAAACCACGCCCCGCTGCGTGAACAAGGTGCTATTCCAAGGCTAGTGCAGTTGCTGGTTAGAGCACATCAAGACACCCAGCGACGCACTTCCATGGGTGGGACACAACAGCAGTTCGTG GAGGGTGTGCGCATGGAGGAAATTGTCGAGGGCTGCACTGGAGCCCTGCATATTCTTGCACGTGACGTTCATAATCGAATCGTAATCAGGGGTCTAAATACCATTCCACTATTTGTGCAG TTGTTGTACTCTCCCATCGAGAATATCCAGAGAGTAGCTGCTGGTGTACTTTGTGAACTGGCTCAAGACAAGGAAGCAGCTGAAGCAATTGAAGCTGAAGGTGCAACTGCCCCTTTAACAGAACTGCTTCATTCTAGGAATGAGGGTGTTG CAACATatgcagctgcagtgctgttcAGAATGTCTGAGGACAAACCACAGGACTATAAGAAGCGACTTTCGGTTGAATTGACAAGCTCTCTGTTCCGGACTGAGCCAATGGCTTGGAACGAG ACAGCAGATCTTGGACTCGATATTGGTGCCCAGGGAGAACCTCTTGGATACCGCCCAGATG ctgTATCATCTGAGTGA